The following are encoded in a window of Kitasatospora sp. NBC_01250 genomic DNA:
- a CDS encoding adenylate/guanylate cyclase domain-containing protein: protein MTIQPGGCTSCGVDLPAGARFCAHCGLPVDGAQAAEERRVVTVLFCDLVDSTQLSGLLDVELLRTILLRYYALMRERIEAHGGIVEKFIGDAVMAVFGLTATREDDAHRALAAALELPAALEGLNTELEREHRVRLRIRIGVHTGEAVTTVDPARRQALVSGEVVNIAARLQAAAEPGAVLLSDRTWRAAGPGPAVERVGALHLKGVAHQVEAGRLLGMSAPDPERARRFDVPFLGRDRYLNELDLAWRRVAEGCDVHVLTLLGEAGIGKSRLVEEWLRRTAPGTGPVGTGRCRAGGTEGPLQALAGCLEPLVAEPAADERTTAAVALLRGGLLLDGAPAPSVDATCAAIAQVLTERSRAHPVVLVLDDLQHAEPPLIDLLERLVDEVRGLPILLLCLARPELVDTCPGWGSGLANTSTVTLTGLSAADSAVLAAHLVDLALHDGAATEQIVAQADGNPLYLEQLAATVEETGSVQQLPPTLQALLAARIDRLAEAERRTLRHAAVVGREFDAADLAELTEGDEAERTAVLRTLTRRGLVQPVRRTAGSVHCFVNGITQRVAYEGLTKLRRGELHQCYAEFLLATGRPDALVGTHLEQAHRYLSAVGRLDQATATLRRRAVRHLVRAGTGALGRVDLPRALALLQRASELTEPGDAGRPELLQRLGEVHLTMGSAAEARAALTRAVAEAEAVGAPGVAAHARLHLAAAARDQRELERAAAEALPVFVRTGDRLGLARGALVLAGGHRQRGRHARALHELDRALSHALAAAADREVANTLGTMGLSLWRGPEPADTAVARCRDLLAAHGADRPAVRSTLGFPLAVLHAVRGHADLAAQSLAATRQAMDTLAHAEGRAFGPLLEGMLAQLADEPARAARALTEALAAARAMQAQPLARSCALELARLRLADGDCAAATALLGGLTVPQDQPSTAADWCGVRARIHALRGEHAQALALARRAVRLAHRTDSPADRGTAALDLAHARRAAGLPEQARAALLAARRQFAAKGHLVALARTDRLLAEWAAP from the coding sequence ATGACCATCCAGCCGGGCGGCTGCACGTCCTGCGGTGTGGACCTGCCCGCGGGGGCGAGGTTCTGCGCCCACTGCGGCCTCCCGGTCGACGGCGCGCAGGCGGCCGAGGAGCGCCGGGTGGTCACCGTGCTCTTCTGCGATCTGGTCGACTCCACCCAGCTGTCCGGACTGCTCGACGTCGAGCTGCTGCGCACCATCCTGCTGCGCTACTACGCGCTGATGCGCGAGCGGATCGAGGCGCACGGCGGGATCGTGGAGAAGTTCATCGGGGACGCCGTGATGGCCGTCTTCGGCCTCACCGCGACCCGGGAGGACGACGCCCACCGGGCGCTGGCCGCCGCACTGGAGCTGCCCGCCGCGCTGGAGGGGCTCAACACGGAGCTGGAACGCGAGCACCGTGTCCGGCTGCGGATCCGGATCGGGGTGCACACCGGCGAAGCGGTCACCACCGTCGACCCGGCCCGCCGGCAGGCGCTGGTCTCCGGCGAAGTCGTCAACATCGCCGCCCGGTTGCAGGCGGCGGCCGAACCGGGCGCGGTGCTGCTCAGCGACCGGACCTGGCGCGCGGCCGGGCCCGGACCCGCCGTCGAGCGGGTCGGCGCGCTGCACCTCAAAGGCGTGGCCCACCAGGTCGAGGCCGGGCGACTGCTGGGGATGAGCGCCCCCGACCCGGAGCGGGCGCGCCGCTTCGACGTGCCGTTCCTGGGGCGCGACCGGTACCTGAACGAACTCGACCTGGCCTGGCGCAGGGTGGCGGAGGGCTGCGACGTGCACGTGCTGACGCTGCTCGGCGAGGCGGGCATCGGCAAGTCCCGGCTGGTGGAGGAGTGGCTGCGCCGCACCGCCCCGGGCACCGGTCCGGTCGGCACCGGGCGCTGCCGGGCGGGCGGGACCGAGGGTCCGCTGCAGGCGCTGGCCGGCTGCCTGGAACCGCTGGTCGCCGAGCCGGCCGCGGACGAGCGGACCACCGCGGCGGTCGCCCTGCTGCGCGGCGGGCTGCTGCTGGACGGCGCCCCGGCCCCGTCGGTCGACGCCACCTGCGCGGCGATCGCCCAGGTGCTGACCGAGCGCAGCCGCGCCCACCCGGTCGTGCTGGTCCTGGACGACCTGCAGCACGCCGAGCCGCCGCTGATCGACCTGCTGGAGCGCCTGGTCGACGAGGTGCGCGGGCTGCCGATCCTGCTGCTCTGCCTGGCCCGTCCCGAGCTGGTCGACACCTGCCCCGGCTGGGGCAGCGGCCTGGCCAACACCAGCACCGTGACCCTCACCGGCCTGTCCGCGGCCGATTCGGCGGTGCTGGCCGCCCACCTGGTCGACCTCGCGCTGCACGACGGCGCCGCCACCGAGCAGATCGTCGCCCAGGCCGACGGCAACCCGCTCTACCTGGAGCAACTGGCGGCCACCGTCGAGGAGACCGGCTCGGTGCAGCAGCTGCCGCCCACCCTGCAGGCGCTGCTGGCGGCCCGGATCGACCGGCTGGCCGAGGCCGAGCGGCGCACGCTGCGCCACGCGGCCGTGGTGGGGCGCGAGTTCGACGCCGCGGACCTGGCCGAGCTGACCGAGGGCGACGAGGCCGAACGCACCGCCGTGCTGCGCACCCTCACCCGGCGCGGGCTGGTCCAGCCGGTCCGCCGTACCGCGGGGTCGGTCCACTGCTTCGTCAACGGCATCACCCAACGGGTCGCCTACGAGGGGCTGACCAAGCTGCGGCGCGGCGAACTGCACCAGTGCTACGCCGAGTTCCTGCTGGCCACCGGACGGCCCGATGCCCTGGTCGGCACCCACCTGGAGCAGGCGCACCGCTACCTGAGCGCGGTCGGGCGACTCGACCAGGCGACCGCGACGCTGCGCCGCCGGGCGGTGCGGCACCTGGTCCGGGCCGGCACCGGCGCGCTGGGCCGGGTCGACCTGCCCCGGGCGCTGGCGCTGCTCCAGCGGGCCTCGGAGCTGACCGAGCCCGGCGACGCGGGCCGCCCCGAACTGCTGCAGCGCCTGGGCGAGGTGCACCTGACCATGGGCAGCGCGGCCGAGGCCCGTGCGGCGCTCACCCGGGCGGTGGCCGAGGCGGAGGCCGTCGGCGCGCCGGGCGTGGCCGCCCACGCCCGGCTGCACCTGGCCGCCGCCGCCCGCGACCAGCGCGAGCTGGAGCGGGCCGCGGCCGAAGCCCTGCCGGTCTTCGTGCGCACCGGCGACCGGCTGGGGCTGGCCCGCGGCGCGCTGGTGCTGGCCGGCGGCCACCGGCAGCGCGGCCGCCACGCGCGGGCGCTGCACGAGCTGGACCGGGCGCTGAGCCACGCGCTGGCCGCCGCGGCCGACCGGGAGGTGGCCAACACCCTGGGCACCATGGGCCTCTCGCTCTGGCGCGGCCCGGAGCCGGCCGACACCGCCGTGGCCCGCTGCCGGGACCTGCTGGCGGCGCACGGCGCCGATCGGCCGGCGGTGCGCAGCACGCTCGGCTTCCCGCTCGCCGTGCTGCACGCGGTGCGCGGCCACGCCGACCTGGCGGCCCAGAGCCTGGCCGCCACCCGGCAGGCGATGGACACCCTCGCGCACGCCGAGGGCCGCGCCTTCGGGCCGCTGCTGGAGGGGATGCTGGCCCAACTGGCCGACGAGCCCGCCCGGGCCGCGCGGGCGCTGACCGAGGCACTGGCAGCGGCCCGCGCCATGCAGGCCCAGCCGCTGGCGCGCAGCTGCGCGCTGGAGCTGGCCCGGCTGCGACTGGCGGACGGCGACTGCGCGGCTGCCACGGCGCTCCTCGGCGGCCTGACGGTGCCGCAGGACCAGCCGAGCACGGCGGCCGACTGGTGCGGGGTGCGGGCGCGGATCCACGCACTGCGCGGCGAGCACGCCCAGGCGCTGGCGCTGGCCCGCCGTGCGGTCCGCCTCGCGCACCGCACCGACTCGCCCGCCGACCGCGGCACCGCGGCGCTGGACCTGGCTCACGCCCGGCGGGCCGCCGGCCTGCCCGAGCAGGCCCGCGCCGCCCTGCTGGCGGCCCGCCGCCAGTTCGCCGCCAAGGGGCACCTGGTGGCCCTGGCGCGCACCGACCGCCTGCTGGCCGAGTGGGCCGCCCCGTGA
- a CDS encoding radical SAM protein, translated as MIGTRLDDVDAPRMIRTERGWWFIGNGTWTLLKPEHVLPDGSLRADIDTFLRDEGAFRERTTKSFSLTVLTSTACNLGCGYCFQNTGQDPEGGHRPPRIERQLLDTRTIDRIVGFTAPRMADAGLERLFLLLFGGEPLLNPAGCLELLRRCRSIGLHRAAMTSNGVLLHPRRAVQLHDAGLQAVQITFDGSRTDHDATRVTHTGGGTFDRIVANVASATERTGLRWNFRVNVSHHNADRVGELFAQLEGRTDPSRCTVTFAWVGDSGIGYQNDLGRTASVADRFVEWSIESLERGYRVVRPSMHTTCQICSTPGGAQGAVVNADGTLFSSWQSAGKPGMEVGHIDHGYLDPTSVPERWVSCGYEYAQADTGVMDRFQDEVDGRVLDYLLASGRL; from the coding sequence GTGATCGGCACCCGGCTGGACGACGTCGACGCGCCGCGGATGATCAGGACCGAGCGCGGCTGGTGGTTCATCGGCAACGGCACCTGGACCCTGCTGAAACCCGAACACGTCCTTCCCGACGGTTCGTTGCGCGCGGACATCGACACATTCCTGCGCGACGAGGGCGCCTTCCGCGAACGCACCACCAAGTCCTTCTCGCTCACCGTGCTCACCAGCACCGCCTGCAACCTCGGCTGCGGCTACTGCTTCCAGAACACCGGCCAGGACCCTGAAGGCGGCCACCGGCCACCGCGGATCGAGCGGCAACTGCTGGACACCCGCACGATCGACCGGATCGTCGGCTTCACCGCCCCGCGGATGGCGGACGCCGGCCTCGAACGCCTCTTCCTGCTGCTGTTCGGCGGCGAGCCGCTGCTCAACCCGGCCGGGTGCCTGGAGCTGCTGCGGCGCTGCCGGTCGATCGGCCTGCACCGGGCGGCGATGACCAGCAACGGCGTGCTGCTGCACCCGCGCCGGGCGGTCCAGCTCCACGACGCCGGGCTGCAGGCGGTGCAGATCACCTTCGACGGCAGCCGGACGGACCACGACGCCACCCGGGTCACCCACACCGGCGGCGGCACCTTCGACCGGATCGTGGCCAACGTGGCGAGCGCCACCGAACGGACCGGCCTGCGCTGGAACTTCCGGGTCAACGTCTCGCACCACAACGCCGACCGGGTCGGGGAGCTCTTCGCCCAGCTGGAGGGCCGCACCGACCCCAGCCGCTGCACCGTCACCTTCGCCTGGGTCGGCGACTCCGGCATCGGCTACCAGAACGACCTGGGCCGCACCGCCTCCGTCGCGGACCGCTTCGTCGAGTGGAGCATCGAGAGCCTGGAGCGCGGCTACCGGGTGGTGCGCCCCTCGATGCACACCACCTGCCAGATCTGCTCGACGCCCGGCGGCGCCCAGGGCGCGGTGGTCAACGCCGACGGGACCCTGTTCAGCAGCTGGCAGTCGGCGGGCAAGCCCGGCATGGAGGTCGGCCACATCGACCACGGCTACCTGGACCCGACGAGCGTGCCCGAACGCTGGGTCAGCTGCGGCTACGAGTACGCCCAGGCCGACACCGGGGTGATGGACCGCTTCCAGGACGAGGTCGACGGCCGGGTCCTGGACTACCTGCTCGCCAGCGGCCGGCTGTGA
- a CDS encoding MFS transporter, whose protein sequence is MAALRDHVLWSNPDLRRSFLGNLTSNLGSAISGLAFPLLVLSLGGSAVQAGLVATVSLVTRLGFRLPAGALVDRWNRRVVMMATDLVRCATLASIPLAALWSTPQYWQLLLVAVVEGLASALFGPANSVLTRDVVSEEQLSQALGADQAMLNTVSLAGPALGGVLFAVDRMLPFAVDAVSYAASALLILRITVRPAAAPGAAEPTEPAERGATAGLRWLAAHRELLVVLFYAAVVNLVAAAVDVVVILELRERGASGTVIGAVIACIGAGGIVGALFAPWLVRRLSIPAMVLAIGVIWTAELAVFTVAFQPVLVGALLAVMMLLSPAAGVAVFQALLGKTPRHLVGRVSAATSLLLNGLAALGPVAAGAAYQAIGGTRTWLVLALLTGAATLGGWLALTATRARAVADSAVLAHAEGDRP, encoded by the coding sequence GTGGCGGCGCTGCGTGATCACGTGCTCTGGAGCAACCCGGACCTGCGCCGGTCCTTCCTCGGCAACCTCACCTCCAACCTCGGCTCCGCGATCTCCGGCCTGGCCTTCCCGCTGCTGGTGCTGAGCCTGGGCGGCAGCGCGGTCCAGGCGGGCCTGGTGGCCACCGTCTCGCTGGTCACCCGGCTCGGCTTCCGGCTGCCCGCCGGCGCCCTGGTCGACCGCTGGAACCGGCGGGTGGTGATGATGGCCACCGACCTGGTGCGCTGCGCCACGCTGGCGAGCATCCCGCTGGCCGCGCTCTGGTCCACCCCGCAGTACTGGCAGCTGCTGCTGGTCGCCGTGGTGGAGGGGCTGGCCTCCGCGCTGTTCGGACCCGCCAACTCGGTGCTCACCCGCGACGTCGTCAGCGAGGAGCAGCTCTCCCAGGCACTCGGCGCGGACCAGGCGATGCTGAACACGGTCTCGCTGGCCGGGCCCGCGCTCGGCGGCGTGCTGTTCGCCGTGGACCGGATGCTGCCGTTCGCCGTCGACGCCGTCAGCTACGCCGCCTCCGCGCTGCTGATCCTGCGCATCACCGTCCGCCCCGCGGCCGCGCCCGGCGCCGCGGAGCCCACGGAGCCGGCGGAGCGCGGCGCGACCGCGGGCCTGCGCTGGCTCGCGGCCCACCGCGAGCTGCTGGTGGTCCTGTTCTACGCGGCCGTGGTCAACCTGGTCGCAGCCGCCGTCGACGTGGTGGTCATCCTGGAGCTGCGCGAACGCGGCGCCTCCGGCACCGTGATCGGGGCGGTCATCGCCTGCATCGGGGCCGGCGGGATCGTCGGCGCACTGTTCGCGCCGTGGCTGGTGCGGCGGCTGAGCATCCCGGCCATGGTGCTGGCCATCGGCGTGATCTGGACCGCCGAGCTGGCGGTGTTCACGGTGGCGTTCCAGCCGGTGCTGGTCGGGGCGCTGCTCGCCGTGATGATGCTGCTCTCCCCGGCAGCCGGGGTGGCGGTCTTCCAGGCCCTGCTCGGCAAGACGCCGCGGCACCTGGTCGGCCGGGTCAGCGCGGCCACCAGCCTGTTGCTGAACGGCCTGGCCGCGCTCGGCCCGGTGGCGGCCGGCGCGGCGTACCAGGCGATCGGCGGCACCCGGACCTGGCTGGTGCTCGCCCTGCTGACCGGCGCGGCCACCTTGGGCGGCTGGCTGGCCCTGACGGCCACCAGGGCGCGAGCCGTCGCCGACAGCGCCGTTCTCGCCCACGCCGAGGGAGACCGCCCGTGA
- a CDS encoding ArsR/SmtB family transcription factor: protein MARAATTSDVFNAIAEPQRREILALLRAGERPVTELAQELGMTQPRASKHLRVLREVGLVRDRKAGKQRLYGLDARGLRPVHDWAGGFERFWNESFDRLDSYVQDLKQTRQEE, encoded by the coding sequence ATGGCACGAGCAGCGACGACATCGGACGTCTTCAACGCGATCGCCGAGCCGCAGCGCCGGGAGATCCTGGCGCTGCTGCGGGCGGGCGAGCGGCCGGTGACCGAGCTGGCTCAGGAGCTGGGGATGACCCAGCCGCGGGCGTCCAAACACCTGCGGGTGCTCCGGGAGGTCGGGCTGGTGCGGGACCGCAAGGCGGGCAAGCAGCGCCTCTACGGCCTGGACGCCCGTGGGCTGCGACCGGTCCACGACTGGGCCGGCGGGTTCGAGCGGTTCTGGAACGAGAGCTTCGACCGGCTGGACAGCTACGTGCAGGACCTCAAGCAGACACGGCAGGAGGAATGA
- a CDS encoding prolyl oligopeptidase family serine peptidase: MSDTRAADPPAQQPGQPGQPADPYRWLENADDPAVREWTEKQEAAYRAAADGWRSRAGARERLRVLLDRVGTPSAPRPAGDRLFLARCRPGGELPELVVVEPDGTERVLVDPALVDPSGSTTLEEFEPSWDGRLLSYQLAPGGTENAVLLVLDVDSGRLLDPPIDRVRRSTVAWLPDSSGFYYVRRLRAEDQYHRRVRLHLLGTDPDTDPVVFGAGRESTQHYTVRISPDGRLLAVSAGAGTARRRDLWLADLTGAPPEAPRWRPVQQDLDARTVLRPRRGPLCHLVTDLDAPRGRLVTTTADRPTPDTWRDLIPQDPHAVLEDFAVLDGADLDRPLLLVVRTRHAVSEATVHDLADGRELTRLPLPPCSTVGRLRVAAQDAHEAWFTCTGFATPTTVLRYDARTGELTPWQEPSGAVAAPSAGTAGTAGTVTVQTTFTSRDGTPVRMFVLSPTGAPDRPRPTLLTGYGGFGQSLTPVYSPEALAWVQAGGVYAVANLRGGGEEGEEWHRAGTLDRKQNTFDDFHAAADHLVDAGWTTPERLGLWGSSNGGLLVGAALTQRPAGCAAAACVAPLLDMARYELSGLGPSWVGEYGSAADPGQLAALLSYSPYHHVRPDTAYPAVLLAVFDGDSRVDPLHARKMCAALQHATTSARPVLLRLERGTGHGARSTSRLADLYADLLAFFAEQLGLPL; this comes from the coding sequence GTGAGCGACACCCGCGCCGCCGACCCACCCGCCCAGCAGCCGGGCCAGCCGGGCCAACCCGCGGATCCGTACCGCTGGCTGGAGAACGCCGACGATCCCGCGGTGCGCGAGTGGACCGAGAAGCAGGAGGCCGCCTATCGCGCCGCGGCCGACGGCTGGCGTTCGCGGGCGGGCGCGCGGGAGCGGCTGCGCGTCCTCCTCGACCGGGTCGGCACGCCCTCGGCGCCGCGGCCGGCCGGCGACCGGCTCTTCCTGGCCCGCTGCCGCCCCGGCGGCGAGCTGCCGGAGCTGGTGGTGGTCGAACCCGACGGCACCGAGCGGGTCCTGGTCGATCCGGCCCTGGTCGACCCGAGCGGCAGCACCACCCTGGAGGAGTTCGAACCCTCCTGGGACGGGCGGCTGCTCAGCTACCAACTGGCCCCCGGCGGCACCGAGAACGCCGTGCTCCTGGTGCTGGACGTCGACTCGGGCCGACTGCTCGACCCGCCGATCGACCGGGTCCGCCGCAGCACGGTCGCCTGGCTGCCCGACAGCAGCGGCTTCTACTACGTGCGCCGGCTGCGCGCCGAGGACCAGTACCACCGGCGGGTCCGGCTGCACCTTCTCGGCACCGATCCCGACACCGACCCGGTGGTGTTCGGTGCGGGCCGGGAGAGCACCCAGCACTACACCGTGCGGATCAGCCCCGACGGACGCCTGCTCGCCGTCAGCGCCGGTGCGGGCACCGCGCGCCGGCGCGACCTCTGGCTCGCCGACCTGACCGGCGCACCGCCCGAGGCGCCGCGCTGGCGCCCGGTGCAGCAGGACCTGGACGCCCGCACGGTGCTGCGCCCGCGCCGCGGCCCCCTGTGCCACCTCGTCACCGACCTCGACGCCCCGCGCGGCCGGCTGGTCACCACCACCGCCGACCGGCCCACCCCCGACACCTGGCGGGACCTGATCCCGCAGGACCCGCACGCCGTGCTGGAGGACTTCGCCGTCCTCGACGGCGCCGACCTGGACCGCCCGCTGCTGCTGGTCGTCCGGACCCGGCACGCCGTCTCCGAGGCCACCGTCCACGACCTCGCCGACGGGCGCGAGCTCACCCGCCTGCCGCTCCCGCCCTGCAGCACGGTCGGCCGCCTGCGCGTCGCCGCCCAGGACGCGCACGAGGCCTGGTTCACCTGCACCGGCTTCGCCACCCCGACCACGGTGCTGCGCTACGACGCACGGACGGGCGAGTTGACGCCGTGGCAGGAGCCCTCCGGCGCCGTCGCCGCTCCTTCCGCCGGCACCGCGGGCACCGCGGGCACCGTCACCGTCCAGACCACCTTCACCTCCCGCGACGGCACCCCGGTGCGGATGTTCGTCCTCTCCCCCACCGGCGCCCCCGACCGCCCCCGCCCCACCCTGCTCACCGGCTACGGCGGCTTCGGCCAGTCGCTCACCCCCGTCTACTCCCCCGAGGCCCTCGCCTGGGTCCAGGCCGGCGGTGTCTACGCGGTGGCCAACCTGCGCGGCGGCGGCGAGGAGGGCGAGGAGTGGCACCGCGCCGGAACCCTCGACCGCAAGCAGAACACCTTCGACGACTTCCACGCCGCCGCCGACCACCTGGTCGACGCCGGCTGGACCACCCCCGAGCGCCTCGGCCTCTGGGGCTCCTCCAACGGCGGCCTGCTGGTGGGCGCCGCGCTCACCCAGCGCCCGGCGGGCTGCGCGGCGGCGGCCTGCGTGGCGCCGCTGCTGGACATGGCCCGCTACGAGCTCTCCGGACTCGGGCCCAGCTGGGTCGGCGAGTACGGCAGCGCGGCCGACCCCGGGCAACTCGCCGCCCTGCTCTCCTACTCCCCCTACCACCACGTCCGCCCCGACACCGCCTACCCCGCCGTCCTGCTCGCCGTCTTCGACGGCGACAGCCGGGTCGACCCCCTGCACGCCCGCAAGATGTGCGCGGCCCTGCAACACGCCACCACCAGCGCCCGCCCCGTCCTGCTCCGCCTCGAACGCGGCACCGGCCACGGCGCCCGCTCCACCTCCCGCCTGGCCGACCTCTACGCGGACCTGCTCGCCTTCTTCGCGGAGCAACTGGGGCTGCCGCTGTAG
- a CDS encoding SRPBCC family protein yields MAGASQETRAEPATADREIVVSRVVDAPRELVFEAFTEVRHLSQWWGPQGFTTTTRSFEFREGGEWVFVLHGPDGTDYSEWIRWQRIAPPERIVLLHGESCDDPNAFESVLTFAPDGAATRIEMRTLFPTKELRDEAVEKYHAVEGGRQTLGNLAAYVTETLRKGAER; encoded by the coding sequence ATGGCAGGGGCAAGCCAGGAAACGCGGGCGGAGCCGGCGACGGCGGACCGGGAGATCGTGGTCTCCCGGGTCGTCGACGCCCCACGGGAGCTGGTGTTCGAGGCGTTCACCGAGGTCCGGCACCTCTCGCAGTGGTGGGGTCCGCAGGGGTTCACCACCACCACGCGGTCCTTCGAGTTCCGCGAGGGCGGGGAGTGGGTCTTCGTGCTGCACGGGCCGGACGGAACCGACTACTCCGAGTGGATCCGCTGGCAGCGGATCGCCCCGCCGGAGCGGATCGTGCTGCTGCACGGTGAGTCCTGCGACGACCCGAACGCCTTCGAGTCGGTCCTGACCTTCGCACCGGACGGCGCGGCGACCCGGATCGAGATGCGCACGCTGTTCCCCACCAAGGAACTGCGCGACGAGGCGGTCGAGAAGTACCACGCCGTCGAGGGCGGTCGGCAGACCCTGGGCAACCTGGCTGCCTACGTCACCGAGACCCTCCGGAAGGGAGCTGAGCGCTGA
- a CDS encoding dihydrofolate reductase family protein codes for MAGKVFFSVSMSLDGFIAPESPSVANFFAPEKQDDPQVRRWMAQWMELQQWIFPQRFFRENLRLGEGGEEGLDNDIARQTYERTGASVMGKRMFDLGEQSWPEEAPFHTPVFVVTHTERDPWVRPGGTTFHFVNDGIEHALEQAREAAGERDVRIAGGGAAILEHLNAGLVDEFSITLSPVLFGSGTRLFEGVDASRIALEPIRSEPSPRVTHLTYAVRPRWAVSHNSRQAREL; via the coding sequence ATGGCCGGCAAGGTGTTCTTCAGCGTGTCGATGTCGCTGGACGGGTTCATCGCCCCCGAGTCCCCGTCCGTCGCGAACTTCTTCGCGCCCGAGAAGCAGGACGACCCGCAGGTCCGGCGCTGGATGGCACAGTGGATGGAACTGCAGCAGTGGATCTTCCCGCAGCGGTTCTTCCGGGAGAACCTGCGGCTCGGCGAGGGCGGCGAGGAAGGACTCGACAACGACATCGCGCGGCAGACGTACGAGCGCACCGGCGCGAGCGTCATGGGCAAGCGCATGTTCGACCTCGGCGAGCAGTCGTGGCCGGAGGAGGCGCCCTTCCACACCCCGGTGTTCGTCGTGACGCACACCGAGCGCGACCCGTGGGTGCGGCCCGGCGGCACCACCTTCCACTTCGTCAACGACGGCATCGAGCACGCCCTGGAGCAGGCCCGCGAGGCCGCCGGCGAGCGCGACGTGCGCATCGCCGGCGGCGGCGCGGCGATCCTGGAGCACCTGAACGCCGGCCTGGTCGACGAGTTCTCGATCACCCTGTCACCCGTGCTGTTCGGCTCCGGAACCCGCCTGTTCGAGGGCGTGGACGCGTCCAGGATCGCGCTGGAGCCGATCCGTTCGGAGCCGTCGCCGCGGGTGACACACCTGACCTACGCCGTGCGCCCACGCTGGGCCGTGTCTCACAATTCCCGCCAGGCGCGCGAATTGTGA
- the pip gene encoding prolyl aminopeptidase: MVDLYPPTSPYDTGFLDAGDGNRIYYEQLGNPDGKPALNVHGGPGSGAPQRPTRAWDPERYRLIRFDQRNCGRSTPHAGDPAADMSLNTTQHLIDDMERLREHLGIEKWLLCGGSWGSTLVLAYAQQHPERVSEIVVSAVMIADRSGVDWLYRGAGRFHPEAWDRFRDGVPEDERDGDLPAAYARLMENPDRAVREKAAATWLAWEDAVISTEPNGVSGLYSDREVDAQIAFVRICANILGNNAWLEDGQLLRNAHKLAGIPGVMVHGRHDMSCPVQAPWELAKAWPDSRLHIIEDCGHAGSQAMHQASRTAIEEFKNR, encoded by the coding sequence ATGGTTGATCTCTACCCTCCGACGAGTCCCTACGACACTGGCTTCCTCGACGCCGGGGACGGCAACCGCATCTACTACGAGCAGCTCGGCAACCCCGACGGCAAGCCCGCCCTGAACGTCCACGGCGGCCCGGGGTCGGGCGCGCCGCAGCGGCCGACGAGGGCCTGGGACCCCGAGCGCTACCGCCTGATCCGCTTCGACCAGCGCAACTGCGGTCGCAGCACCCCGCACGCCGGCGACCCGGCGGCGGACATGAGTCTGAACACCACGCAGCACCTGATCGACGACATGGAGCGGCTGCGCGAGCACCTCGGCATCGAGAAGTGGCTGCTCTGCGGCGGCTCCTGGGGCTCGACACTCGTGCTGGCCTATGCACAGCAGCACCCCGAGCGAGTCAGCGAGATCGTCGTCTCAGCGGTGATGATCGCCGACCGCTCCGGGGTCGACTGGCTCTACCGGGGCGCCGGGCGGTTCCATCCCGAGGCGTGGGACCGCTTCCGCGACGGCGTTCCCGAGGATGAGCGGGACGGCGACCTGCCGGCGGCGTACGCGCGGCTGATGGAGAACCCTGACCGGGCCGTTCGGGAGAAGGCCGCAGCCACCTGGCTCGCCTGGGAGGACGCGGTCATCTCGACCGAGCCCAACGGCGTGTCCGGCCTGTACAGCGATCGCGAGGTCGACGCGCAGATCGCGTTCGTCCGGATCTGCGCCAACATCCTCGGCAACAACGCATGGCTGGAGGACGGTCAACTGCTGCGCAACGCCCACAAGCTGGCCGGGATCCCCGGGGTGATGGTCCACGGCCGACATGACATGAGCTGCCCGGTCCAGGCGCCGTGGGAGCTGGCGAAGGCGTGGCCGGATTCGCGACTGCACATCATCGAGGACTGCGGGCACGCCGGAAGCCAGGCGATGCACCAGGCGTCCCGGACGGCCATCGAGGAGTTCAAGAACCGGTGA